Proteins encoded in a region of the Mucispirillum schaedleri ASF457 genome:
- the cobK gene encoding precorrin-6A reductase: MIRPLIFAGTTEGREIALFFNENKIMSDVYTATEYGVQVLPEMEYIKSHSGRLTYDDINNMLKSRKDENVIIIDATHPYAAQVTENLYKSAEDNNVKYFRLLRPSTYTGGGMLFESIEKAVEYLKNTTGNILLATGSKELAKYKETGDMTRLFPRVLPDINVIKNILDLGYPLKNIICMQGPFSTYMNTATLIHINAKYIVTKDTGKTGGFNEKLEAAKAAGAELIVIGRPKEQSKGYTLDELKKIMQEEYIKERI, from the coding sequence ATGATAAGACCCCTTATTTTTGCAGGCACAACAGAGGGCAGAGAGATTGCCTTATTTTTTAATGAAAATAAAATAATGTCAGATGTATATACTGCCACAGAATATGGAGTGCAGGTGCTGCCTGAAATGGAATACATAAAGTCGCATTCAGGCAGACTTACTTATGACGATATAAATAATATGCTTAAAAGCCGAAAAGATGAAAATGTTATTATAATTGATGCAACTCATCCTTATGCAGCACAAGTTACAGAAAATTTATATAAAAGTGCAGAAGATAATAATGTAAAATATTTCAGACTTTTAAGGCCTTCCACATATACTGGCGGTGGTATGCTTTTTGAAAGCATAGAAAAAGCAGTAGAATATTTAAAAAATACTACTGGAAATATACTGCTTGCAACAGGCAGCAAAGAGCTTGCAAAATACAAGGAAACAGGGGATATGACAAGGCTTTTTCCAAGAGTGCTGCCAGATATTAATGTTATCAAAAATATATTAGATTTAGGCTATCCCTTGAAAAATATTATATGTATGCAGGGACCTTTTTCTACTTATATGAATACAGCCACATTAATACATATTAATGCTAAATATATTGTAACAAAAGATACAGGTAAAACTGGCGGGTTTAATGAAAAATTAGAAGCTGCAAAAGCAGCAGGAGCAGAACTTATTGTAATAGGAAGACCAAAAGAGCAGTCAAAAGGGTATACATTAGATGAGCTGAAAAAGATAATGCAGGAAGAATATATAAAAGAGAGAATTTAA
- a CDS encoding bifunctional cobalt-precorrin-7 (C(5))-methyltransferase/cobalt-precorrin-6B (C(15))-methyltransferase — protein sequence MQNLYIIGAGMGHISDLTEYAANIIKNADIVYGSARLYEQYKVLNNNITAPKYSEIEYVLEKETLKNTALLVSGDVLFYSISKKIQEKFKDRYNIELVSGISSMQYFLSKLNIINYNIKTVSMHGRNNLCFGAVSYNEYTFILSGGDKKGEHIINELYNAGLDYVYVYAGENLHSDNERIVSGKISDMLDYKFSSLTVLLIYNKEYTNPKIHLRDSDFIRGKAPMTKEDIRWLSACYLGIENNDIVYDIGAGTGSCALEFAGHAKDGLVYAVEKEDEAFELININKKNLKRHNVISIKGSAPEVLATLPVPDKVFIGGSSKTMKDIFKAVYEKNNNVKITVTAITLETIYSAVNAFKDYNIEPDIVCINSAKSKKAGPYHMMMGNNPVYIITGRL from the coding sequence ATGCAGAATTTATACATAATTGGTGCAGGCATGGGGCATATTTCTGATTTAACAGAGTATGCAGCAAATATCATTAAAAATGCAGATATAGTTTATGGCAGTGCAAGGCTTTATGAGCAGTATAAAGTATTAAATAATAATATTACTGCACCAAAATATTCTGAAATAGAATATGTGCTGGAAAAAGAAACATTAAAAAATACTGCTCTTTTAGTTTCAGGCGATGTGCTTTTTTACAGCATTTCAAAAAAAATACAGGAAAAATTTAAGGATAGATATAATATAGAGCTTGTTTCAGGTATAAGCTCTATGCAGTATTTTTTATCAAAATTAAATATTATAAATTATAATATAAAGACAGTATCAATGCACGGCAGAAATAACTTATGTTTTGGAGCTGTAAGCTATAATGAATATACTTTTATTTTATCAGGCGGCGATAAAAAGGGAGAACATATTATAAATGAATTATATAATGCTGGGCTTGATTATGTATATGTATATGCTGGAGAAAATCTGCATTCTGATAATGAAAGAATAGTCTCTGGTAAAATTTCAGATATGCTTGATTATAAGTTTTCAAGTTTAACAGTGCTGCTTATTTATAATAAAGAATATACAAACCCAAAAATACATTTAAGGGACAGTGATTTTATACGCGGAAAAGCACCTATGACAAAAGAAGATATAAGGTGGCTTTCTGCCTGTTATCTTGGTATAGAAAATAATGATATAGTTTATGATATAGGAGCAGGAACAGGCAGCTGTGCATTAGAATTTGCAGGGCATGCAAAAGACGGATTAGTATATGCAGTAGAAAAAGAAGATGAGGCATTTGAGCTTATAAATATAAATAAAAAAAATCTTAAAAGGCATAATGTCATAAGCATAAAAGGTTCTGCTCCAGAAGTTCTTGCAACTCTTCCTGTTCCAGATAAAGTTTTTATTGGCGGCAGCTCTAAAACTATGAAAGATATTTTTAAAGCAGTTTATGAAAAAAATAATAATGTGAAAATAACTGTTACAGCTATAACTTTGGAAACGATTTATTCAGCAGTTAATGCCTTTAAGGATTATAATATAGAGCCAGATATTGTCTGCATAAACAGTGCAAAATCAAAAAAAGCAGGTCCATATCACATGATGATGGGAAACAACCCTGTATATATTATAACAGGACGGTTATAA
- the cobA gene encoding uroporphyrinogen-III C-methyltransferase, translated as MCRKKGRVILIGAGPGDKGLITVKGLEYLKQADIVVYDRLVSKDILSLSPEKAEFINVGKVMNHHNIPQPEINKILLNKALEGKTVVRLKGGDPFVFGRGGEELELLSENNIEYEVVPGITSAVSALAYAGIPVTHRDFASSIHFVTGHAKDGLVENIDFKALAASKGTILFYMGVSTLSQLINGLLMAGIDKNTPCAAVENGTRYNMRTLVSTVENMVSDAEKFQLRSPAVIAVGKVCSLGDKFAWYTKSKIFSKQIIVTRPIVSNNILTDRLKSAGAEVIDYPCIKINEIENNSSLLSLIGNLDKYNMLVFASKNSAAYFFKSLMDNEKDSRALSHLLIGALGKSTYDELKKYGICADIVPAEYTFDAFALSFKKADIKGMIAVLEAENDKRLSSKLNDYGFNVTSFNAYNIEYLPLDYTKSVQEYINNGVVAAFTSSAAVHGFVHGSKIEDLSKIKAVCIGKMTYETALNYKMQAYISEKPTIDSLIEKLKEME; from the coding sequence ATGTGTAGAAAAAAAGGCAGAGTAATATTAATAGGTGCAGGTCCCGGAGATAAAGGGCTGATTACAGTAAAAGGGCTTGAATATTTAAAGCAGGCAGATATTGTAGTTTATGACAGGCTTGTTTCAAAAGATATATTATCATTAAGCCCGGAAAAAGCAGAGTTTATAAATGTGGGAAAGGTAATGAATCATCATAATATTCCACAGCCTGAAATAAATAAAATACTTTTAAATAAGGCATTAGAAGGTAAAACAGTAGTCAGGTTAAAAGGCGGCGACCCTTTTGTATTTGGAAGAGGGGGCGAAGAACTTGAGCTTTTAAGTGAAAATAATATAGAATATGAAGTAGTGCCTGGCATTACATCTGCCGTTTCAGCCCTTGCTTATGCAGGTATTCCTGTAACCCATAGGGATTTTGCATCATCTATCCATTTTGTTACAGGTCATGCAAAAGACGGACTTGTGGAAAATATTGATTTTAAAGCACTAGCTGCATCAAAAGGCACTATCCTTTTTTATATGGGAGTTTCTACTTTAAGTCAGTTAATTAATGGGCTTCTTATGGCAGGAATAGATAAAAATACACCTTGTGCAGCAGTTGAAAATGGCACAAGGTATAATATGCGAACCCTTGTTTCAACAGTTGAAAATATGGTATCAGATGCAGAAAAATTTCAGTTAAGAAGCCCTGCCGTTATTGCAGTTGGTAAAGTATGCTCTCTTGGGGATAAATTTGCATGGTATACTAAATCAAAGATTTTCTCTAAACAGATTATTGTTACAAGACCAATTGTATCAAATAATATTTTAACAGACAGGCTTAAAAGTGCAGGTGCAGAAGTAATAGATTATCCATGCATAAAAATAAATGAAATAGAAAATAATTCCAGCTTATTAAGCCTTATAGGAAATCTTGATAAATATAATATGCTTGTTTTTGCTAGTAAAAACAGTGCTGCATATTTTTTCAAATCGCTTATGGATAATGAAAAAGACAGCAGAGCTTTAAGCCATTTGCTGATTGGTGCATTAGGCAAATCTACTTATGATGAATTAAAAAAATATGGAATATGTGCAGATATTGTGCCAGCAGAATATACATTTGATGCTTTTGCATTATCATTTAAAAAAGCAGATATTAAAGGAATGATAGCTGTTCTTGAAGCAGAAAATGATAAAAGGCTGTCTAGCAAATTAAATGACTATGGCTTTAATGTTACTTCATTTAATGCTTATAATATAGAATATCTGCCACTTGATTATACAAAATCGGTGCAGGAATATATAAATAATGGAGTAGTGGCAGCATTTACAAGCAGTGCAGCAGTGCATGGGTTTGTGCATGGCAGTAAAATAGAAGATTTAAGTAAAATAAAAGCTGTATGTATAGGAAAAATGACTTATGAAACAGCTCTAAACTATAAAATGCAGGCTTATATATCAGAAAAGCCAACAATAGACAGTTTAATAGAAAAGTTAAAAGAAATGGAGTAA
- a CDS encoding precorrin-2 dehydrogenase/sirohydrochlorin ferrochelatase family protein: MAYFPIFINVENVKVLVIGLGCIAARRINVLKNFGAEITVITKEVKTNVENIDIKIKEFEEDDIKEIYDIVIAATDNNAVNKNIIKLAKEKNIKYYNSISDKNDNNFFFPAVIENDEIVCGLTSKNGLNHKIAKQYADILRNTLCVEKKAE; encoded by the coding sequence ATGGCATATTTTCCTATTTTTATAAATGTAGAAAATGTAAAAGTGTTAGTTATAGGTTTAGGCTGCATTGCAGCAAGGCGTATAAATGTGCTTAAAAATTTTGGTGCAGAAATAACTGTTATTACAAAAGAAGTAAAAACTAATGTGGAAAATATAGATATAAAAATAAAAGAATTTGAAGAAGATGATATTAAAGAGATATATGATATTGTAATAGCAGCAACAGATAACAATGCAGTAAATAAAAATATTATAAAGCTGGCAAAAGAAAAAAACATTAAATATTATAACAGTATAAGTGATAAGAATGATAATAATTTTTTCTTTCCAGCAGTTATTGAAAATGATGAAATAGTATGTGGTTTAACATCTAAAAATGGCTTAAATCATAAAATTGCAAAACAATATGCAGATATTTTAAGGAATACATTATGTGTAGAAAAAAAGGCAGAGTAA
- a CDS encoding sirohydrochlorin chelatase, with translation MKGILIIAHGSRRKETIDTMEQIFKMVQDDMPDIIVEHAYMEFCDVNLEKGLDLLREKGVTEIVVVPYFLFDGMHIIKDIPEEIAAYLENHKDMKITMGRTLGVDKRIADVLIDRIKEVL, from the coding sequence ATGAAAGGGATATTAATAATAGCTCATGGCAGCAGAAGAAAAGAAACTATTGATACAATGGAGCAGATATTTAAAATGGTGCAGGACGATATGCCTGATATAATAGTGGAACATGCATATATGGAGTTCTGTGATGTAAATTTAGAAAAAGGTCTTGATTTATTAAGAGAAAAAGGGGTGACAGAGATAGTTGTTGTGCCTTATTTTCTTTTTGACGGTATGCATATTATAAAAGATATACCAGAAGAAATAGCAGCATATCTTGAAAACCATAAGGATATGAAAATTACTATGGGTAGAACTCTTGGTGTTGATAAAAGAATAGCTGATGTTTTAATAGACAGAATAAAGGAAGTGTTATAG